From Frankiales bacterium, a single genomic window includes:
- the hemE gene encoding uroporphyrinogen decarboxylase codes for MTSSPAPTTTPAALPAGHPLVDGRTVDAPLVRAARRQDVPHTPVWFMRQAGRSLPEYRALRAGVPMLESCFTTDLVVEITLQPVRRHGVDAAIFFSDIVVPLKAIGVDLDIVAGVGPVVAEPFRTRADLDRLRALEPDDVAPVLAAVAALAGELGSTPLIGFAGAPFTLASYLVEGGPSRDHARTKALMYGEPQLWHALLERLSAIAGEFLRQQVLAGASAVQLFDSWVGALPARDYREYVLPHSRRALEAVGALGAPRFHFGVGTGELLADMRDAGTEVVGVDFRVPLDEAARRVGPDHALQGNLDPAALFAGPEAVEARVRRTLADAEGLSGHVFNLGHGVLPETDPDVLTRVVELVHELTAR; via the coding sequence GTGACGAGCAGCCCGGCCCCCACGACCACGCCCGCGGCCCTGCCGGCGGGCCACCCGCTGGTGGACGGCCGCACGGTCGACGCGCCGCTGGTGCGCGCCGCCCGCCGCCAGGACGTGCCGCACACGCCCGTGTGGTTCATGCGGCAGGCGGGTCGCTCGCTGCCGGAGTACCGCGCCCTGCGGGCCGGCGTCCCGATGCTCGAGTCGTGCTTCACGACCGACCTCGTCGTGGAGATCACGCTCCAGCCCGTGCGGCGCCACGGCGTGGACGCGGCGATCTTCTTCAGCGACATCGTCGTCCCGCTCAAGGCCATCGGGGTCGACCTCGACATCGTCGCCGGCGTGGGCCCGGTGGTGGCCGAGCCGTTCCGCACCCGCGCGGACCTCGACCGGCTGCGGGCGCTCGAGCCCGACGACGTCGCTCCCGTGCTGGCCGCCGTCGCGGCCCTGGCCGGCGAGCTGGGGTCCACCCCGCTCATCGGGTTCGCCGGGGCGCCCTTCACCCTGGCGTCCTACCTGGTCGAGGGCGGCCCGAGCCGCGACCACGCCCGCACCAAGGCGCTCATGTACGGCGAGCCGCAGCTGTGGCACGCCCTGCTGGAGCGGCTCTCGGCGATCGCGGGCGAGTTCCTGCGCCAGCAGGTGCTCGCGGGCGCCAGCGCCGTGCAGCTGTTCGACTCCTGGGTGGGCGCCCTGCCCGCGCGCGACTACCGCGAGTACGTGCTGCCGCACTCCCGCCGTGCGCTCGAGGCCGTGGGCGCCCTGGGCGCGCCGCGGTTCCACTTCGGCGTGGGCACCGGCGAGCTGCTGGCCGACATGCGCGACGCCGGCACCGAGGTGGTCGGCGTCGACTTCCGCGTGCCCCTCGACGAGGCGGCCCGACGGGTGGGCCCGGACCACGCCCTGCAGGGCAACCTCGACCCCGCGGCGCTGTTCGCCGGCCCGGAGGCGGTGGAGGCGCGCGTGCGCCGCACGCTCGCGGACGCCGAGGGCCTGTCCGGGCACGTGTTCAACCTCGGGCACGGCGTGCTGCCCGAGACCGACCCCGACGTGCTGACGCGGGTGGTCGAGCTCGTGCACGAGCTGACCGCCCGGTGA
- the hemG gene encoding protoporphyrinogen oxidase, giving the protein MVGAGISGLAAAWRLGRLRHDVEITVLEAADRVGGKLLVSSLDGVDVDEGAESMLATRPEAVALAREVGLGADLVHPAVAAPSLVVGGDLLALPPGLVMGVPTDLARLARSGVLSSAALARLPLDHVLPQTPTGEDISLGEFVGRRLGPEVVDRLVSPLLLGVYADRAVNVSMRAAVPRLFDAVQHERSLLAAARSVRGPVREDAEPRPVFAGIRGGVGRLPVALAERLREAGVRIETGATVRHLRRAERGWELVVGATVAERVVTADAVVLAVPAPAAHKLVRGLSVQAETELGEIETTSVAVVTLLYSVDDLPGGDVPEGSGYLVPPSEGRVVKAATFASHKWGWLGEECAERRVVAVRCSLGHADDVEVLQRDDESLARVAADDLGFVLRLGRARPVAWRVSRWGGGLPRYSVGHVDRAARITLALEHLPGLTAVGAAFDGVGIPACIARADHAATLISQRLSSDGEWRHG; this is encoded by the coding sequence GTGGTGGGCGCCGGCATCTCCGGCCTGGCCGCCGCGTGGCGCCTCGGCCGGCTGCGCCACGACGTCGAGATCACCGTGCTCGAGGCCGCCGACCGCGTGGGCGGCAAGCTGCTGGTGTCCTCGCTCGACGGCGTCGACGTCGACGAGGGCGCCGAGTCGATGCTCGCCACCCGCCCCGAGGCCGTGGCCCTGGCCCGCGAGGTGGGCCTCGGTGCCGACCTCGTGCACCCGGCCGTGGCCGCGCCCAGCCTGGTGGTCGGGGGCGACCTGCTCGCGCTGCCGCCCGGCCTCGTGATGGGCGTCCCGACCGACCTCGCCCGCCTGGCGCGCAGCGGCGTGCTCTCCTCCGCCGCCCTCGCGCGGCTCCCGCTCGACCACGTGCTGCCGCAGACGCCCACCGGCGAGGACATCTCGCTCGGCGAGTTCGTCGGCCGCCGCCTCGGTCCGGAGGTGGTGGACCGCCTGGTCTCGCCGCTGCTGCTCGGCGTCTACGCCGACCGTGCCGTCAACGTCTCCATGCGCGCCGCCGTCCCGCGGCTGTTCGACGCCGTCCAGCACGAGCGCTCGCTGCTGGCCGCGGCCCGGTCGGTGCGCGGCCCGGTGCGCGAGGACGCCGAGCCGCGGCCGGTGTTCGCGGGGATCCGCGGCGGCGTCGGGCGGCTGCCGGTCGCCCTCGCCGAACGGCTGCGCGAGGCCGGCGTGCGGATCGAGACCGGCGCCACCGTGCGCCACCTGCGCCGCGCCGAGCGCGGCTGGGAGCTCGTCGTGGGGGCCACCGTCGCGGAGCGCGTCGTCACCGCCGACGCCGTGGTGCTCGCCGTGCCGGCACCCGCGGCGCACAAGCTGGTGCGCGGCCTGTCCGTGCAGGCCGAGACCGAGCTCGGCGAGATCGAGACCACGTCCGTGGCCGTGGTGACCCTGCTCTACTCCGTCGACGACCTGCCCGGCGGCGACGTGCCGGAGGGCAGCGGCTACCTCGTGCCGCCGTCGGAGGGCCGCGTGGTGAAGGCGGCGACGTTCGCCTCGCACAAGTGGGGCTGGCTGGGCGAGGAGTGCGCCGAGCGGCGCGTGGTCGCCGTGCGCTGCTCGCTCGGGCACGCCGACGACGTCGAGGTGCTCCAGCGCGACGACGAGTCGCTCGCCCGGGTCGCCGCCGACGACCTCGGCTTCGTGCTCCGCCTCGGACGCGCGCGCCCGGTCGCGTGGCGGGTGAGCCGCTGGGGCGGCGGGCTGCCGCGCTACTCGGTCGGCCACGTCGACCGCGCGGCGCGCATCACGCTCGCGCTCGAGCACCTGCCCGGGCTCACCGCCGTCGGGGCGGCCTTCGACGGAGTGGGCATCCCGGCCTGCATCGCGCGGGCCGACCATGCCGCCACCCTGATTTCCCAGCGGCTGTCGTCGGACGGAGAATGGCGCCATGGCTGA
- a CDS encoding phosphotransferase: MTGPVAPRAAGARVDLDAAPQQLLAWLESRLGGRVVSAVTQTGGMSPGPAARITLEDGARFFVKAVGSSLNPVTPRLFRRERAILEQLPRVDYRPALVAAYDDGDWVALVLDDVEGTHPDLDDPDVLAAARETVRRQTRELTPDPLVTDGPDMVRTASRWARAIHGSSDDERAVLPPWWHERSAELLERVDRLAHEVATESHCHMDVRDDNLLARPDGTVVVLDWGMARPGPSWLDEVFLDLHAVHRAEFDERVRAIPSYGAALTADERDRAVTDLVLTLGTQLAILGQGDSHGLPHLSAFRRAESLRLLTGAARRLGVG; this comes from the coding sequence ATGACCGGTCCGGTGGCCCCGCGGGCCGCGGGCGCACGGGTCGACCTCGACGCCGCGCCGCAGCAGCTGCTCGCCTGGCTCGAGTCGCGGCTCGGCGGGCGCGTGGTGTCCGCCGTGACGCAGACCGGCGGGATGTCGCCCGGCCCCGCCGCGCGGATCACCCTCGAGGACGGCGCCCGGTTCTTCGTGAAGGCCGTGGGCAGCTCGCTCAACCCCGTCACCCCGCGGCTGTTCCGCCGCGAGCGGGCCATCCTCGAGCAGCTGCCGCGGGTGGACTACCGCCCGGCCCTGGTGGCGGCGTACGACGACGGCGACTGGGTGGCGCTCGTACTCGACGACGTCGAGGGCACCCACCCCGACCTCGACGACCCCGACGTGCTGGCGGCCGCGCGCGAGACCGTGCGCCGGCAGACCCGCGAGCTGACGCCGGACCCGCTCGTGACCGACGGCCCGGACATGGTGCGCACCGCGAGCCGCTGGGCGCGGGCGATCCACGGGTCGTCCGACGACGAGCGCGCGGTGCTCCCGCCGTGGTGGCACGAGCGCTCCGCCGAGCTGCTCGAGCGGGTCGACCGGCTCGCCCACGAGGTGGCGACCGAGTCGCACTGCCACATGGACGTCCGCGACGACAACCTGCTGGCCCGGCCGGACGGCACCGTGGTGGTGCTCGACTGGGGGATGGCCCGGCCGGGGCCGTCGTGGCTGGACGAGGTGTTCCTCGACCTGCACGCCGTGCACCGTGCGGAGTTCGACGAGCGGGTCCGCGCGATCCCGTCGTACGGCGCCGCGCTCACCGCCGACGAGCGCGACCGCGCGGTGACCGACCTCGTGCTCACGCTGGGCACCCAGCTCGCCATCCTCGGCCAGGGCGACTCGCACGGCCTGCCGCACCTGTCGGCGTTCCGCCGTGCCGAGTCGCTGCGCCTGCTCACCGGTGCCGCGCGGCGCCTCGGTGTCGGGTGA
- a CDS encoding ATP-dependent DNA ligase has translation MATTFGEPVELAVGEHTVRVSNPDKPYFPEVGVTKLEVVQHYVAVGEGILRALRNRPTTLERWPGGVVEGAKISTREGFKGDAFYQKRVPQGAPPYVETAHITFPSGRTADEIAPTEIAVIAWAAQLGTITFHPWPVRRTDVDRPDELRLDLDPGPGTDFRDAVEVAHELRALLDEQGMVGWPKTSGGRGVHVYVRIEPRWGFTDVRHAAIAVGRELERRMPGRVTTKWWKEERPHGTVFLDYNQNARDRTIASAYSLRPKPHAPVSTPVRWDELDDVTPFDFTVRTVGPRFAELGDLHAGIDDVAVDLAPFLEWYERDERESGLGDMPYPPDYPKMAGEPKRVQPSRARPDT, from the coding sequence ATGGCGACCACGTTCGGGGAACCCGTGGAGCTCGCGGTCGGCGAGCACACGGTCCGGGTGAGCAACCCGGACAAGCCCTACTTCCCGGAGGTCGGCGTCACCAAGCTGGAGGTCGTCCAGCACTACGTCGCCGTGGGCGAGGGCATCCTGCGGGCGCTGCGGAACCGGCCGACGACGCTGGAGCGCTGGCCCGGCGGCGTCGTCGAGGGCGCGAAGATCTCCACGCGCGAGGGCTTCAAGGGCGACGCGTTCTACCAGAAGCGCGTGCCGCAGGGCGCCCCGCCGTACGTCGAGACCGCGCACATCACGTTCCCCTCGGGCCGCACCGCCGACGAGATCGCGCCCACCGAGATCGCGGTGATCGCGTGGGCCGCCCAGCTCGGCACCATCACCTTCCACCCGTGGCCGGTGCGCCGGACCGACGTCGACCGGCCCGATGAGCTTCGGCTCGACCTCGACCCCGGCCCGGGCACCGACTTCCGCGACGCGGTCGAGGTGGCGCACGAGCTGCGCGCGCTGCTCGACGAGCAGGGGATGGTCGGCTGGCCCAAGACGTCCGGCGGTCGCGGCGTGCACGTGTACGTGCGCATCGAGCCGCGCTGGGGCTTCACGGACGTGCGGCACGCCGCGATCGCGGTGGGCCGCGAGCTGGAGCGGCGCATGCCCGGCCGGGTGACCACCAAGTGGTGGAAGGAGGAGCGCCCGCACGGCACGGTGTTCCTCGACTACAACCAGAACGCGCGCGACCGCACGATCGCCTCGGCCTACTCGCTGCGCCCCAAGCCGCACGCCCCCGTGTCGACCCCGGTGCGGTGGGACGAGCTCGACGACGTCACGCCGTTCGACTTCACCGTGCGCACCGTGGGCCCGCGGTTCGCCGAGCTCGGCGACCTGCACGCCGGCATCGACGACGTCGCCGTGGACCTCGCGCCGTTCCTCGAGTGGTACGAGCGCGACGAGCGCGAGAGCGGCCTCGGCGACATGCCCTACCCGCCGGACTATCCCAAGATGGCCGGCGAGCCCAAGCGGGTGCAGCCCAGCCGCGCCCGCCCCGACACCTGA
- a CDS encoding ATP-dependent DNA ligase encodes MDLPVMPPVSPMLAKPVPEVPAPDSVPGGLVYEPKWDGFRCIVFRDGDEVVLGSRNEKPLTRYFPEVVDAVRSELPERCVVDGEIVVRTGERLDFGALQQRIHPADSRVRMLAEATPASFVAFDLLALGDDDLMGRPFSERRAALEGALASARPPVHLTRVSGDLDEGRRWFEVFEGAGLDGLVCKALASAYQPDKRVMLKVKHARTADCVVAGWRPHKQKGPEGQDIVGSLMLGLYDDDGRLQSVGVSASFPMKRRAELVEEIAPYMIGPDDPHPWGEWRDAMAHESARLPGAVSRWTSGKTLDWNPLRPELVVEVGYDAMEGTRVLPGGVTVEGARFRHTTQFKRWRPDRTPESCTYEQLERPVRYALGDVLL; translated from the coding sequence ATGGACCTCCCGGTGATGCCCCCCGTCTCGCCGATGCTGGCCAAGCCCGTGCCCGAGGTGCCCGCCCCGGACTCCGTGCCCGGCGGCCTCGTCTACGAGCCCAAGTGGGACGGCTTCCGGTGCATCGTGTTCCGCGACGGCGACGAGGTCGTGCTCGGCAGCCGCAACGAGAAGCCGCTCACGCGCTACTTCCCCGAGGTGGTCGACGCCGTGCGGTCCGAGCTGCCCGAGCGCTGCGTGGTCGACGGCGAGATCGTCGTGCGCACCGGCGAGCGGCTCGACTTCGGCGCGCTCCAGCAGCGGATCCACCCCGCGGACAGCCGCGTGCGGATGCTGGCCGAGGCCACCCCGGCGTCGTTCGTCGCCTTCGACCTGCTGGCGCTCGGCGACGACGACCTCATGGGCCGCCCGTTCTCGGAGCGCCGCGCCGCGCTGGAGGGTGCGCTGGCGTCGGCCCGCCCGCCGGTGCACCTCACCCGCGTGAGCGGCGACCTCGACGAGGGCCGCCGCTGGTTCGAGGTGTTCGAGGGCGCCGGGCTCGATGGGCTCGTCTGCAAGGCGCTGGCGTCGGCCTACCAGCCCGACAAGCGGGTGATGCTCAAGGTGAAGCACGCGCGCACCGCCGACTGCGTGGTCGCCGGCTGGCGCCCGCACAAGCAGAAGGGCCCCGAGGGGCAGGACATCGTCGGCTCGCTCATGCTCGGCCTCTACGACGACGACGGCCGCCTTCAGTCCGTGGGCGTATCGGCGTCGTTCCCCATGAAGCGCCGCGCGGAGCTGGTCGAGGAGATCGCGCCGTACATGATCGGGCCGGACGACCCGCACCCCTGGGGCGAGTGGCGCGACGCGATGGCCCACGAGAGCGCGCGGCTGCCCGGCGCGGTCTCACGCTGGACGTCGGGCAAGACGCTGGACTGGAACCCGCTGCGACCCGAGCTCGTGGTCGAGGTCGGCTACGACGCGATGGAGGGCACCCGGGTGCTCCCTGGAGGGGTGACCGTGGAGGGCGCGCGCTTCCGCCACACCACGCAGTTCAAGCGCTGGCGCCCCGACCGCACGCCGGAGTCGTGCACCTACGAGCAGCTCGAGCGGCCCGTGCGCTACGCCCTCGGCGACGTCCTGCTCTGA
- a CDS encoding DUF3000 family protein: MLAPGPAAVESPAPGRALPAPAPLATYSRRVTSRRRDPGADTGAGAVPRAFADALAGIRAVTLRPEIVVEETPAPLRLSPYALALQAEVVVDDEEAATGRFVLLHDPVGQEPWEGDFRIVSFVKGAVELEIAQDPLLTQVGWSWLLEALESRDAAFHAESGTVTRTASESFGGIADRGPSGDVEIRASWTPSTDDIGAHLAAWGDVLAQVAGLPPLPAGVAALPRPRRR; this comes from the coding sequence ATGCTCGCACCCGGCCCCGCGGCCGTCGAATCGCCCGCCCCCGGGCGCGCCCTGCCGGCTCCGGCGCCTCTCGCGACCTACTCTCGGCGGGTGACCAGTCGTCGACGCGACCCGGGCGCCGACACCGGCGCGGGCGCGGTGCCGAGGGCGTTCGCGGACGCCCTCGCGGGCATCCGGGCGGTCACGCTCAGGCCGGAGATCGTCGTCGAGGAGACCCCCGCCCCGCTGCGGCTCTCGCCGTACGCCCTCGCCCTCCAGGCGGAGGTCGTGGTGGACGACGAGGAGGCCGCCACCGGCCGCTTCGTGCTGCTGCACGACCCCGTGGGCCAGGAGCCCTGGGAGGGCGACTTCCGGATCGTCTCGTTCGTCAAGGGTGCGGTCGAGCTCGAGATCGCCCAGGACCCCCTGCTCACCCAGGTGGGCTGGTCGTGGCTGCTCGAGGCCCTCGAGTCCCGCGACGCCGCCTTCCACGCCGAGTCCGGCACGGTGACCCGCACGGCGTCGGAGTCCTTCGGCGGGATCGCCGACCGCGGGCCATCCGGCGACGTCGAGATCCGCGCCTCGTGGACCCCGAGCACCGACGACATCGGCGCGCACCTGGCCGCGTGGGGCGACGTCCTGGCCCAGGTGGCCGGGCTCCCGCCGCTGCCGGCCGGCGTGGCGGCGCTGCCCCGCCCGCGCCGGCGCTGA
- the msrB gene encoding peptide-methionine (R)-S-oxide reductase MsrB: MPVTRPDGTPFVTVKSEDEWRSQLSPAEYHVLREAGTERAFTGEYTDTHTRGTYSCRACGAHLFSSDTKFDSHCGWPSFFSALAGDSIIEIEDRSLGMRRVEVRCASCGSHLGHVFSGEGYGTPTDLRYCINSVSLVLEPED, encoded by the coding sequence ATGCCCGTCACCCGGCCGGACGGCACGCCGTTCGTGACCGTGAAGTCCGAGGACGAGTGGCGCTCGCAGCTCTCGCCGGCTGAGTACCACGTGCTGCGCGAGGCCGGCACGGAGCGGGCGTTCACCGGCGAGTACACCGACACGCACACCCGCGGCACCTACTCGTGCCGCGCGTGCGGCGCGCACCTGTTCTCCAGCGACACCAAGTTCGACTCGCACTGCGGCTGGCCGTCGTTCTTCTCCGCCCTGGCCGGTGACTCCATCATCGAGATCGAGGACCGCAGCCTGGGGATGCGCCGGGTCGAGGTGCGCTGCGCCTCGTGCGGCAGCCACCTCGGGCACGTGTTCTCCGGCGAGGGCTACGGGACGCCGACCGACCTGCGCTACTGCATCAACTCCGTGAGCCTCGTCCTCGAGCCCGAGGACTGA